A DNA window from Syngnathus typhle isolate RoL2023-S1 ecotype Sweden linkage group LG2, RoL_Styp_1.0, whole genome shotgun sequence contains the following coding sequences:
- the LOC133169725 gene encoding cyclin-dependent kinase 16-like isoform X1: MERMRKIKRQLSLTLGRGGAGGGERTLSDHQDITSHSDSEAGSLRPSSGGVKVRGSSSSVQSLFQSYSRRPRGLGRSLSSYLNHSSRLVEIVHEDVKMSSDGENEPTSSSDDVQSPVRVRLRTKKISTEDINKRLSLPADLRLPDGYLEKCNVIGPALFEQPISRRLRRVSLSEIGFGKLETYIKLDKLGEGTYATVYKGRSKLTDNLVALKEIRLEHEEGAPCTAIREVSLLKDLKHANIVTLHDIIHTQKSLTLVFEYLDKDLKQYLDDCGNVIHMHNVQLFLFQLLRGLAYCHRRKVLHRDLKPQNLLINERGELKLADFGLARAKSIPTKTYSNEVVTLWYRPPDILLGSTDYSTHIDMWGVGCILYEMTTGRPLFPGSTVEEELHFIFKLLGTPTEESWPGISSNEEFVATNYPQYPAENLGDHTPRLSSNGVQLLSTFLQFEGKKRTSAAEAMTHCYFSNLRNRVCRLPDTTSIFSLPEIQLEREAVRSADQVNSLSRRRSLLF; this comes from the exons ATGGAGAGGATGAGGAAGATCAAGCGGCAGTTGTCGCTCAccttggggaggggaggggctgggGGAGGAGAGCGCACACTGAGCGACCACCAGGACATTACATCACACAGCGACTCAG AGGCTGGCTCGCTTCGTCCCTCATCGGGGGGAGTGAAGGTCAGAGGGTCATCTTCATCAGTTCAGTCTCTTTTCCAGTCGTACAGCCGCCGGCCTCGAGGTCTCGGACGCAGTCTGAGCTCATATTTGAACCACAGCAGCCGGCTGG TAGAGATCGTACATGAGGACGTCAAGATGAGCTCTGACGGAGAAAACGAGCCTACGTCGTCTTCCGATGACGTCCAGAGTCCAGTTCGAGTTCGACTGAGGACCAAGAAGATTTCCACTGAG GACATCAACAAACGTTTGTCCTTGCCTGCGGATCTCCGTCTTCCAGACGGCTACCTGGAGAAGTGCAATGTGATTGGTCCAGCTCTCTTTGAACAGCCAATTAGCAGGCGGTTGCGTAGAGTCTCTCTG TCAGAGATTGGCTTTGGCAAACTGGAGACGTACATCAAACTAGACAAACTGGGAGAG GGCACCTATGCGACCGTGTACAAAGGCCGCAGTAAACTGACAGACAACTTGGTGGCTTTGAAGGAAATTCGTCTGGAGCATGAAGAAGGAGCTCCGTGTACGGCTATCAGAGAAG TGTCTCTGCTGAAGGACCTGAAGCATGCCAACATTGTGACGCTTCATGACATCATCCACACACAGAAGTCCCTCACACTGGTCTTTGAGTACCTG GACAAAGATTTGAAACAGTATCTGGACGACTGCGGCAACGTCATCCATATGCACAACGTCCAA CTTTTCCTCTTTCAGTTACTCCGAGGTTTGGCCTACTGTCACCGCCGGAAAGTTCTCCATCGAGACCTCAAGCCCCAAAACCTACTCATCAACGAGCGAGGAGAACTCAAACTGGCTGACTTTG GTCTGGCCCGGGCCAAGTCGATCCCGACCAAGACGTACTCAAACGAGGTGGTAACCCTTTGGTACCGCCCACCAGACATTCTACTGGGCAGCACCGACTACTCCACACACATTGACATGTG GGGTGTAGGGTGTATCTTGTACGAGATGACAACAGGTCGGCCGTTGTTTCCTGGTTCCACAGTGGAGGAGGAACTCCACTTCATCTTCAAGTTGCTGG GAACACCAACTGAAGAGAGCTGGCCAGGAATCAGTTCCAACGAAGAATTTGTGGCAACAAATTATCCTCAGTACCCCGCGGAGAACCTCGGCGATCACACGCCCCG GCTCAGCAGCAATGGTGTGCAGCTGCTGTCAACGTTCTTGCAG TTTGAAGGAAAGAAACGGACTTCAGCAGCTGAGGCTATGACTCATTGCTACTTTAGTAACCTTCGAAACAGAGTGTGCAGACTTCCTGACA CGACGTCAATCTTTTCTCTGCCGGAGATTCAACTGGAACGAGAAGCAGTAAGATCAGCAGATCAAG TCAACAGTCTGAGCAGGAGACGAAGTCTTCTCTTCTGA
- the LOC133169725 gene encoding cyclin-dependent kinase 16-like isoform X2 translates to MERMRKIKRQLSLTLGRGGAGGGERTLSDHQDITSHSDSEAGSLRPSSGGVKVRGSSSSVQSLFQSYSRRPRGLGRSLSSYLNHSSRLEIVHEDVKMSSDGENEPTSSSDDVQSPVRVRLRTKKISTEDINKRLSLPADLRLPDGYLEKCNVIGPALFEQPISRRLRRVSLSEIGFGKLETYIKLDKLGEGTYATVYKGRSKLTDNLVALKEIRLEHEEGAPCTAIREVSLLKDLKHANIVTLHDIIHTQKSLTLVFEYLDKDLKQYLDDCGNVIHMHNVQLFLFQLLRGLAYCHRRKVLHRDLKPQNLLINERGELKLADFGLARAKSIPTKTYSNEVVTLWYRPPDILLGSTDYSTHIDMWGVGCILYEMTTGRPLFPGSTVEEELHFIFKLLGTPTEESWPGISSNEEFVATNYPQYPAENLGDHTPRLSSNGVQLLSTFLQFEGKKRTSAAEAMTHCYFSNLRNRVCRLPDTTSIFSLPEIQLEREAVRSADQVNSLSRRRSLLF, encoded by the exons ATGGAGAGGATGAGGAAGATCAAGCGGCAGTTGTCGCTCAccttggggaggggaggggctgggGGAGGAGAGCGCACACTGAGCGACCACCAGGACATTACATCACACAGCGACTCAG AGGCTGGCTCGCTTCGTCCCTCATCGGGGGGAGTGAAGGTCAGAGGGTCATCTTCATCAGTTCAGTCTCTTTTCCAGTCGTACAGCCGCCGGCCTCGAGGTCTCGGACGCAGTCTGAGCTCATATTTGAACCACAGCAGCCGGCTGG AGATCGTACATGAGGACGTCAAGATGAGCTCTGACGGAGAAAACGAGCCTACGTCGTCTTCCGATGACGTCCAGAGTCCAGTTCGAGTTCGACTGAGGACCAAGAAGATTTCCACTGAG GACATCAACAAACGTTTGTCCTTGCCTGCGGATCTCCGTCTTCCAGACGGCTACCTGGAGAAGTGCAATGTGATTGGTCCAGCTCTCTTTGAACAGCCAATTAGCAGGCGGTTGCGTAGAGTCTCTCTG TCAGAGATTGGCTTTGGCAAACTGGAGACGTACATCAAACTAGACAAACTGGGAGAG GGCACCTATGCGACCGTGTACAAAGGCCGCAGTAAACTGACAGACAACTTGGTGGCTTTGAAGGAAATTCGTCTGGAGCATGAAGAAGGAGCTCCGTGTACGGCTATCAGAGAAG TGTCTCTGCTGAAGGACCTGAAGCATGCCAACATTGTGACGCTTCATGACATCATCCACACACAGAAGTCCCTCACACTGGTCTTTGAGTACCTG GACAAAGATTTGAAACAGTATCTGGACGACTGCGGCAACGTCATCCATATGCACAACGTCCAA CTTTTCCTCTTTCAGTTACTCCGAGGTTTGGCCTACTGTCACCGCCGGAAAGTTCTCCATCGAGACCTCAAGCCCCAAAACCTACTCATCAACGAGCGAGGAGAACTCAAACTGGCTGACTTTG GTCTGGCCCGGGCCAAGTCGATCCCGACCAAGACGTACTCAAACGAGGTGGTAACCCTTTGGTACCGCCCACCAGACATTCTACTGGGCAGCACCGACTACTCCACACACATTGACATGTG GGGTGTAGGGTGTATCTTGTACGAGATGACAACAGGTCGGCCGTTGTTTCCTGGTTCCACAGTGGAGGAGGAACTCCACTTCATCTTCAAGTTGCTGG GAACACCAACTGAAGAGAGCTGGCCAGGAATCAGTTCCAACGAAGAATTTGTGGCAACAAATTATCCTCAGTACCCCGCGGAGAACCTCGGCGATCACACGCCCCG GCTCAGCAGCAATGGTGTGCAGCTGCTGTCAACGTTCTTGCAG TTTGAAGGAAAGAAACGGACTTCAGCAGCTGAGGCTATGACTCATTGCTACTTTAGTAACCTTCGAAACAGAGTGTGCAGACTTCCTGACA CGACGTCAATCTTTTCTCTGCCGGAGATTCAACTGGAACGAGAAGCAGTAAGATCAGCAGATCAAG TCAACAGTCTGAGCAGGAGACGAAGTCTTCTCTTCTGA
- the abt1 gene encoding activator of basal transcription 1, translated as MDKVKTTAAQLEVEEGKMMTAQREEERNSTNEEGEEDRDTTAEEEKTTIQEGEEEDGKLSSQKEEKRKKPILKGLAKTSSSTDKKCLPGIIYLGHIPPRFRPKHMRNLLAVYGEIGRIFLQPEDGQVKGKKKRSGCKRSGFTEGWVEFRDKRVAKRVAASLHNTPMATRKRQTFVSDLWCIKYLHKFQWTHLSERLAYEQMVLHQRLRTEVSQAKRETNFYLENVDKSAHIDKESKKGKRKKMDAQEHKKEQTWDYTQRQTEEEIQRKKKKNKKTMMTMMNSVSKKQQDKDRLHQLKSQSNVSLLAKIFNSQQT; from the exons ATGGACAAGGTGAAGACGACGGCCGCACAATTAGAAGTGGAAGAAGGGAAGATGATGACAGCTCaaagggaggaggagaggaactCTACAAATGAAGAAGGTGAAGAGGATAGAGATACTACAGCGGAAGAAGAGAAGACCACAATTCAAGAAggcgaggaggaagatgggaagCTCTCaagtcaaaaagaagaaaagcgaAAAAAACCAATACTGAAAGGGCTGGCAAAGACTTCCTCTTCCACGGATAAAAAGTGTCTTCCAGGAATTATTTACCTGGGTCATATTCCTCCAAGATTCAGGCCTAAGCATATGAGAAATCTTCTGGCTGTTTACGGCGAGATCGGCCGGATCTTCTTGCAACCTGAAG ATGGCCAGGTGAAAGGGAAGAAGAAGCGCTCGGGCTGCAAGAGGAGCGGCTTCACCGAGGGCTGGGTGGAGTTCCGTGACAAGCGTGTGGCTAAACGCGTGGCGGCGTCTCTTCACAACACGCCCATGGCGACACGTAAACGCCAGACCTTTGTGTCTGACCTCTGGTGCATCAAG TACCTACACAAGTTCCAGTGGACGCACCTGAGTGAGCGGCTGGCCTACGAGCAAATGGTTCTTCATCAGCGCCTCCGCACCGAAGTGTCGCAGGCCAAGCGGGAAACCAACTTCTACCTGGAAAATGTAGACAAGAGCGCTCACATAGataaagagagcaagaagggcaagcggaagaagatggacgcACAGGAGCAC AAGAAAGAGCAAACGTGGGACTACACACAACGCCAGACAGAGGAGGAGatccaaagaaagaaaaagaagaataaaaagaCAATGATGACTATGATGAACTCTGTCAGCAAAAAGCAACAAGACAAGGACCGCCTGCACCAGCTCAAGAGCCAATCAAACGTCTCCTTGTTGGCGAAGATTTTTAACTCCCAACAGACTTGA
- the rad51c gene encoding DNA repair protein RAD51 homolog 3 → MQRPVSTLRLSPQVKVKILNAGFQMLDDVMQVSALELSREAGLSQEEALEVLKAVRREGGADGEGAAADGASLTALDLLQKEEEQNRIVTFSSRLDAALGGGLPVGKTTEICGAPGVGKTQLCLQLAVDVQVPPCFGGLGGQVVFIDTEGSFMVQRVVDLAAATVRHCTLLAEGAEQRDAASTFTVETILSNIYLVRCHDYVELLAEIYLLPDFLSSHPKVRLLVIDSVAFPFRQHFDELQSQRTRLLNGLAQQLISMATKHDLAVVLSNQMTTRLQGGQSKLVPALGESWGHAPTVRLLLRWAGSQRQATIFKSPEHEEATVNYQITMDGFRDDDRSEEPASKRPRTLADQSAAC, encoded by the exons ATGCAGAGACCAGTGTCCACTCTGCGACTGAGTCCACAGGTCAAAGTCAAAATCCTCAACGCAGGGTTTCAGATGCTGGATGACGTCATGCAAGTCAGCGCACTCGAGCTTAGTCGAG AGGCAGGTCTGAGCCAAGAGGAGGCGCTGGAGGTGCTTAAGGCCGTGAGGCGGGAGGGAGGAGCTGATGGAGAAGGAGCAGCAGCAGATGGAGCTTCTTTGACCGCACTGGATCTTCTGCAGAAGGAAGAAGAGCAAAACCGCATCGTGACGTTCTCCTCACGGCTGGATGCTGCGCTCGGAGGAGGACTTCCTGTCGGGAAAACCACAGAGATCTGTGGAGCGCCGGGAGTGGGAAAAACACAACTTTG TCTGCAGCTGGCCGTGGATGTTCAGGTGCCCCCTTGTTTTGGCGGACTAGGGGGTCAGGTGGTCTTCATTGACACAGAGGGAAGCTTCATGGTTCAAAGAGTGGTGGACCTTGCTGCCGCCACCGTCCGCCATTGCACCTTGCTGGCTGAAGGAGCCGAGCAACGAGATGCCGCCTCCACCTTCACCGTGGAAACGATCCTGTCCAACATCTACCTG GTGCGTTGCCATGATTACGTGGAGCTCCTGGCCGAGATCTACCTTCTACCCGACTTCCTGTCTAGTCACCCGAAGGTCCGCCTCCTAGTGATTGACAGCGTGGCCTTTCCCTTTCGTCAGCACTTTGACGAGCTGCAGAGTCAGCGAACCCGCCTGCTCAATGGCCTGGCCCAGCAGCtcatctccatggcaaccaagCACGATTTGGCGGTGGTCCTGAGCAACCAGATGACCACACGGCTGCAGGGCGGACAATCTAAGCTGGTCCCTGCTTTGGGGGAGAGCTGGGGTCACGCGCCCACCGTGAGGCTCCTCCTGCGGTGGGCAGGTTCACAAAGGCAGGCGACCATCTTTAAGTCGCCAGAACATGAGGAAGCCACGGTTAACTACCAAATCACAATGGATGGCTTTAGAGATGACGACCGATCGGAGGAGCCGGCAAGTAAACGCCCCCGAACACTGGCAGACCAATCGGCAGCCTGCTAG